One window of the Marinilactibacillus sp. Marseille-P9653 genome contains the following:
- a CDS encoding DRTGG domain-containing protein has product MATKHEQILNFIESISIGEKLSVRLIAKELKVSEGTAYRAIKEAENNGLVTTIQRVGTIRTESKTEGNIENLTFEEILKIIDGELLGGKNGLNKTLNKFIIGAMTENAMLRYITEESLMIIGNRESAQRLSLQNGAAVLITGGFRADQEIIDLSNELSLPVMTTSYDTFTVGAMINRAMRDQLIKKEIMLIESIYTRLEHTQYLTTDDTVYDYRIANQSSQHTRYPVIGLNDRLVGIVTAKDIIGKKDTVLIKNVMTKNPAFTTNHMSVASVAHTMIWDGLEVMPVVSDEKKLLGIVSRQDIMKAMQSQQRQPQTGETIADQINQLIKERNPEEYSFSVTPQMTNGMGTISFGVLSEIVTETAYLKLSQQNKRNVVVEQVQLHYLNLIQIGSTLTIRPNVFDKSRRSARLDIEIFSESGLSAKAIIVCQLLQKIK; this is encoded by the coding sequence ATGGCGACGAAGCATGAACAAATTTTAAATTTTATCGAGTCGATCTCAATAGGAGAAAAGCTATCGGTCAGGTTGATTGCGAAAGAACTGAAAGTCAGCGAAGGAACAGCTTATCGGGCAATTAAAGAAGCCGAGAATAATGGCCTTGTCACAACGATACAACGTGTTGGAACGATAAGAACCGAATCGAAAACAGAAGGAAATATTGAAAATCTGACTTTTGAAGAGATTTTAAAAATCATTGATGGAGAATTATTAGGTGGTAAAAACGGATTAAATAAAACCTTAAATAAATTTATCATTGGTGCGATGACAGAGAATGCGATGCTCCGCTATATTACGGAAGAATCACTCATGATTATCGGAAATAGAGAATCTGCTCAAAGATTATCTCTTCAAAACGGCGCCGCTGTTTTAATTACAGGGGGATTTAGAGCAGATCAAGAAATTATTGATTTATCAAACGAATTGTCTCTTCCAGTTATGACGACATCTTATGATACATTTACAGTAGGTGCGATGATCAACCGTGCGATGAGAGATCAGTTAATCAAAAAAGAAATTATGCTGATTGAATCCATCTATACACGTTTAGAGCATACTCAGTACTTAACAACGGATGATACGGTATACGATTACCGTATTGCCAATCAAAGTAGTCAGCATACACGGTATCCTGTCATCGGACTCAATGACCGATTAGTTGGAATCGTGACGGCTAAAGATATTATTGGCAAAAAAGATACCGTCTTAATCAAAAATGTCATGACAAAAAACCCCGCATTTACAACAAACCATATGAGTGTGGCGAGTGTGGCACATACGATGATCTGGGATGGACTAGAAGTTATGCCTGTCGTCTCAGACGAAAAGAAATTACTAGGGATTGTATCCCGCCAAGATATTATGAAAGCTATGCAGTCCCAACAGCGACAACCACAGACTGGTGAAACGATAGCAGATCAGATCAATCAACTGATAAAAGAGAGGAACCCTGAAGAGTATTCTTTCAGCGTAACACCACAGATGACAAATGGCATGGGAACAATCTCTTTTGGAGTGTTAAGTGAGATCGTCACTGAAACAGCTTATTTAAAACTTTCCCAGCAGAACAAAAGAAATGTTGTGGTGGAACAAGTTCAGTTGCATTATCTGAACTTGATACAAATCGGTAGTACATTAACAATCAGACCAAACGTTTTCGACAAAAGTAGAAGATCGGCTAGACTAGATATTGAAATCTTTTCGGAGAGCGGATTGTCTGCCAAAGCGATCATTGTTTGTCAACTCTTACAAAAAATCAAATAG
- the dinB gene encoding DNA polymerase IV, with protein sequence MKYGILTFDEPERDTSRKIIHIDMDAFYASVEVRENPSLRGKPVIIARHPKENGGRGVVATASYEARKFGIHSAMSAQKAYELCPDGIFVSGKFELYRSISEEIRAIFKRYTDLIQPLSLDEAYLDITENKINLNSATLIAQRIQKEIYYELGLTCSAGVSYNKFLAKLASDFKKPSGITVIPPDDAHEFLTSLPIEKYYGVGKKSVEKMHALGIFNGQDLFDQNEMELVSHFGKMGHSLYRKVRGIDDSAVVADRTRKSVGKEKTFLDDLKSEEEVTQSLRQIANLTFASLKKSQKHGKTVVLKIRYNDFSTFTRRKTFPEYIQDADELFVSALRIFEEEGSVSKGIRLLGITVTGLDSLLFENIPLKLWDRQKTKNEKETADGDEA encoded by the coding sequence ATGAAATATGGTATTCTAACTTTTGATGAACCTGAGAGGGATACATCTAGAAAAATCATTCATATTGATATGGATGCATTCTATGCTTCTGTAGAAGTTAGAGAAAATCCTTCTTTACGAGGTAAGCCAGTTATTATCGCTCGGCATCCAAAAGAGAATGGTGGTAGAGGGGTCGTTGCTACGGCTAGCTACGAAGCTAGAAAGTTTGGAATCCACTCAGCTATGAGTGCTCAAAAGGCTTATGAACTATGTCCAGATGGGATATTTGTTTCTGGAAAGTTTGAGCTTTATCGTTCTATATCAGAAGAGATTCGAGCAATTTTCAAGCGATATACGGATTTAATCCAACCGTTATCTCTCGATGAAGCTTACCTTGATATAACCGAAAATAAGATTAATTTAAATAGTGCGACATTAATTGCACAAAGAATCCAAAAAGAGATTTATTACGAACTTGGCCTAACTTGCTCAGCAGGCGTGTCTTATAATAAATTTCTTGCAAAGTTAGCTTCTGACTTTAAAAAGCCTTCAGGCATAACCGTTATCCCACCAGATGATGCACATGAATTTCTGACGAGTCTGCCCATTGAAAAATATTATGGGGTAGGGAAAAAATCAGTAGAAAAAATGCATGCACTGGGAATTTTTAACGGACAAGACTTATTTGATCAGAATGAAATGGAGCTTGTTTCTCATTTTGGTAAAATGGGCCATTCTCTTTACCGTAAAGTTAGAGGGATTGACGACAGTGCAGTCGTCGCTGATCGAACGCGTAAATCAGTTGGCAAAGAAAAAACATTTTTAGATGATTTGAAATCAGAGGAAGAAGTGACTCAGTCTCTTCGGCAGATTGCTAATCTTACTTTTGCATCTTTGAAAAAGAGTCAAAAGCACGGTAAAACAGTGGTACTAAAAATTAGATACAATGACTTCAGCACGTTTACAAGACGCAAGACCTTTCCTGAATATATTCAGGATGCAGATGAGCTTTTTGTAAGTGCACTAAGGATTTTTGAGGAAGAAGGTTCAGTATCAAAAGGGATTAGACTTCTAGGAATCACAGTCACTGGTTTAGATTCTTTATTGTTCGAAAACATTCCATTAAAACTTTGGGATAGACAAAAGACTAAAAATGAAAAGGAAACTGCAGATGGCGACGAAGCATGA
- a CDS encoding post-transcriptional regulator, with translation MDFQTQTFMNYEVWLKMKQEEFSKNGYDQVTIEDLWKYCNTFLWKHIRPERYHEEVKAIMGIGLNDYFNYASLEAQVYNVSSLDEMDFGDILGS, from the coding sequence TTGGACTTTCAAACACAGACTTTTATGAATTATGAGGTTTGGCTGAAAATGAAGCAGGAGGAATTTTCAAAGAATGGTTATGATCAAGTCACAATCGAAGATCTTTGGAAATATTGTAATACTTTTCTGTGGAAACACATTCGTCCCGAGAGGTACCATGAAGAAGTAAAAGCCATTATGGGTATCGGACTGAATGATTATTTCAACTACGCTTCGCTTGAAGCTCAAGTTTATAATGTCTCCTCTCTAGATGAAATGGATTTTGGAGATATACTGGGATCATAA
- the yajC gene encoding preprotein translocase subunit YajC yields the protein METIVGLFGSVLPFVFIIAIAYFLMVRPQQKRAKEAQNMLSSLQKGDSIVTIGGLHGVIDEVDSEGKTVVLDCEGIYLTFERRAIARIVTKVDSVQTTTTEELGTNTPDSTDEEEL from the coding sequence ATGGAAACAATAGTTGGTTTATTTGGATCAGTTTTACCGTTTGTATTTATTATCGCAATTGCGTATTTCTTGATGGTAAGACCGCAACAAAAACGAGCAAAAGAAGCTCAAAACATGCTGAGTTCATTACAAAAAGGTGACTCAATCGTAACAATCGGTGGACTTCACGGCGTCATTGATGAAGTTGATTCAGAAGGAAAGACAGTCGTTTTAGACTGTGAAGGCATTTATTTAACATTTGAACGTCGTGCGATTGCTCGTATTGTAACAAAAGTTGATAGTGTCCAAACGACTACAACAGAAGAATTAGGTACGAACACGCCCGATTCAACTGATGAAGAAGAATTATAG
- the tgt gene encoding tRNA guanosine(34) transglycosylase Tgt, which produces MIDHPIKYHLEKKEKHTGARLGKIETPHGTFETPMFMPVGTLASVKTIAPEELEEMGAGIILSNTYHLWLRPGEDIVEEAGGLHEFMQWDKGILTDSGGFQVFSLSDMRDIKEEGVHFRSHLDGSKLFLSPEKAIQIQNSLGSDIMMSFDECPPFDESYEYVKKSVERTSRWAERGLEAHKKYDRQGLFGIVQGAGFEDLRKQSAKDLVSMDFSGYSIGGLSVGEPKKEMYRVLDFTTPLLPEDKPRYLMGVGTPDALIEGVMRGVDMFDCVLPTRIARNGTTMTSKGRVVIKNAQYARDFGPLDDKCGCYTCRNYSRAYIRHLIKSDETFGLRLTSYHNLYFLLDLMKKVRQAIREDNLLEFKEAFFEEYGYNKPDAKNF; this is translated from the coding sequence ATGATAGATCATCCGATAAAGTATCACTTAGAGAAAAAAGAAAAACATACAGGAGCAAGACTTGGAAAAATCGAGACGCCACATGGAACATTTGAAACCCCTATGTTCATGCCTGTTGGAACACTTGCAAGTGTTAAAACGATTGCGCCTGAAGAGCTAGAAGAAATGGGTGCAGGCATTATATTGAGTAATACGTATCATCTCTGGCTGAGACCAGGCGAAGATATTGTAGAAGAAGCAGGTGGTTTGCATGAATTCATGCAATGGGACAAAGGTATTCTGACGGATTCAGGCGGTTTCCAAGTGTTTTCCTTATCTGATATGAGAGATATCAAAGAAGAAGGAGTTCATTTCAGAAGTCACCTTGACGGTTCAAAGCTATTTTTATCTCCAGAGAAGGCTATTCAGATTCAAAACAGTCTTGGATCAGATATTATGATGAGTTTTGACGAATGTCCACCATTTGATGAAAGCTATGAGTATGTTAAAAAATCTGTGGAACGTACATCAAGATGGGCAGAAAGAGGCCTCGAGGCACATAAAAAATATGATAGACAAGGATTATTTGGGATTGTTCAAGGTGCAGGTTTTGAAGACTTAAGAAAGCAGTCGGCAAAAGACCTAGTTAGTATGGATTTTTCCGGTTATTCGATCGGTGGACTTTCGGTGGGCGAACCTAAAAAAGAAATGTATCGTGTCTTAGACTTCACAACACCATTATTACCTGAAGACAAGCCGCGTTATCTCATGGGTGTTGGCACGCCAGATGCCTTAATAGAAGGTGTAATGAGAGGTGTTGACATGTTTGACTGTGTGTTACCTACTCGTATTGCACGAAATGGGACAACGATGACGAGTAAGGGTAGAGTTGTTATTAAAAATGCTCAATATGCCAGAGATTTTGGACCACTTGATGATAAATGCGGTTGCTATACTTGTCGCAATTATTCTAGAGCGTATATTCGTCATTTGATTAAATCAGATGAAACATTTGGACTTAGACTGACAAGTTACCATAACTTATACTTTTTACTGGATTTAATGAAAAAAGTGCGTCAGGCGATCAGAGAAGACAATCTTCTGGAGTTCAAAGAAGCCTTTTTTGAAGAGTATGGATATAACAAACCGGATGCTAAAAACTTTTAA
- the queA gene encoding tRNA preQ1(34) S-adenosylmethionine ribosyltransferase-isomerase QueA produces MLTTEDFDFNLPENLIAQTPLEDRSSSKMMVLSTSDQTIKDQKFEDIIEELQAGDALVMNNTRVLPARLHGEKEETGAHIELLLLKNTAGDKWETLAKPAKKAKAGTKILFGDGRLVGTVQEELEHGGRIVEFSYEGIFLETLESLGEMPLPPYIKERLEDQDRYQTVYAKENGSAAAPTAGLHFTKEIIEKVEAKGVKIVFLTLHVGIGTFRPVNVENLDEHKMHEEFYQLSAESAQTLNDIRENGGKIVAVGTTSIRTLETIGTKFNGKLEADSGWTDIFIAPGYQFKVVDAFLTNFHLPKSTLIMLVSAFAGREFVLKAYNHAVEEQYRFFSFGDAMFLKK; encoded by the coding sequence ATGTTAACTACAGAAGACTTTGACTTTAATTTGCCGGAAAACTTAATTGCGCAAACCCCACTTGAAGATAGATCTTCTTCAAAAATGATGGTCCTTTCTACTTCAGATCAAACAATTAAAGATCAGAAGTTCGAAGACATTATAGAAGAACTACAAGCTGGAGACGCCTTAGTCATGAATAATACGCGCGTACTACCTGCTCGGTTACATGGGGAGAAAGAAGAAACTGGCGCTCATATTGAACTATTACTTTTGAAAAACACAGCAGGGGATAAGTGGGAAACGCTTGCCAAGCCAGCTAAAAAAGCTAAAGCAGGGACAAAAATTCTCTTTGGAGACGGTCGATTAGTCGGAACTGTTCAAGAAGAGTTAGAACATGGCGGAAGAATCGTGGAGTTTTCTTACGAAGGGATTTTTTTAGAAACTCTTGAATCTCTTGGTGAAATGCCTCTACCACCTTACATCAAGGAAAGGTTAGAAGATCAAGACAGATATCAAACCGTTTATGCAAAAGAAAATGGATCTGCTGCTGCACCAACTGCTGGTTTACACTTTACAAAAGAAATTATCGAAAAAGTTGAAGCAAAAGGTGTAAAGATTGTTTTCTTAACATTACATGTAGGGATTGGAACATTCCGTCCAGTTAATGTAGAAAACTTAGATGAACATAAGATGCATGAAGAATTTTACCAATTATCTGCTGAATCTGCTCAGACATTGAATGATATTAGAGAAAACGGCGGCAAAATCGTTGCAGTAGGAACCACTTCTATTAGAACGCTTGAGACCATTGGAACAAAATTCAATGGAAAGCTTGAAGCCGATAGTGGATGGACAGACATCTTTATCGCACCTGGTTACCAGTTTAAAGTGGTCGATGCCTTTTTGACAAACTTCCATTTGCCAAAATCTACCTTAATTATGCTAGTCAGTGCGTTTGCTGGAAGAGAATTTGTCTTGAAAGCATACAATCACGCTGTTGAAGAACAGTACCGTTTCTTCAGTTTTGGGGATGCAATGTTTTTAAAAAAGTAA
- the ruvB gene encoding Holliday junction branch migration DNA helicase RuvB produces the protein MESEDRLTSEDLLSASEGSLEKSLRPQYFDQYIGQDKIKQELLIYIEAAKNREEALDHVLLYGPPGLGKTTMAMVIANEMKATIRTTSGPAIEKPGDLVALLNDLEPGGILFIDEIHRLPRVVEEMLYSAMEDYYIDIIIGQGETAHPVHFPLPPFTLIGATTRAGTLSAPLRDRFGILSHMEYYAEQDLKEIVERTADVLNTQTDETGAIELARRSRGTPRIANRLLKRVRDYAEVVGEGIVNEDIASKALDLLRVDSHGLDTVDQKLLMTMITLYNGGPVGLNTLSANIGEEMETIEDMVEPYLLKEGFIQRTPRGRVATAKAYRHFDLPEKPL, from the coding sequence GTGGAGAGTGAAGATAGATTGACGTCGGAAGATTTATTGAGTGCATCAGAAGGCTCTTTGGAAAAATCCTTACGTCCACAATATTTTGATCAGTATATTGGCCAAGATAAAATCAAACAAGAGCTTTTGATTTATATCGAAGCAGCAAAGAATCGTGAAGAAGCTTTAGACCATGTCCTTCTTTATGGACCGCCGGGACTCGGAAAGACAACAATGGCAATGGTTATAGCAAATGAAATGAAGGCGACCATCAGAACAACGAGTGGACCGGCTATAGAGAAACCGGGAGATTTAGTTGCGCTATTGAACGATTTAGAGCCAGGTGGGATTTTGTTTATAGATGAGATTCATCGTCTACCAAGAGTCGTTGAAGAGATGCTTTATTCAGCAATGGAAGATTATTATATCGATATTATTATTGGTCAAGGAGAAACAGCCCATCCAGTGCATTTTCCTTTGCCACCATTCACTCTAATAGGTGCAACAACGCGTGCCGGAACACTATCTGCGCCTTTAAGAGATCGTTTTGGAATCCTATCACATATGGAATATTATGCTGAACAAGATTTAAAAGAAATTGTGGAGCGTACGGCAGATGTGTTGAATACGCAAACAGATGAAACAGGCGCAATCGAACTTGCCAGAAGATCAAGAGGAACGCCACGTATCGCGAACCGATTACTCAAGAGGGTACGCGATTATGCTGAAGTCGTCGGTGAAGGAATCGTTAATGAAGACATTGCTTCTAAAGCTTTGGACTTATTAAGAGTCGATAGCCATGGTCTGGATACTGTTGATCAGAAACTGCTGATGACGATGATTACTCTATATAATGGTGGACCAGTCGGATTAAATACATTGTCTGCAAATATCGGTGAAGAGATGGAGACGATCGAAGACATGGTAGAACCATATCTCTTGAAAGAGGGATTCATTCAGCGAACACCTAGAGGTCGGGTAGCAACAGCTAAAGCCTACCGACATTTTGACTTACCTGAAAAACCTCTTTAA
- the ruvA gene encoding Holliday junction branch migration protein RuvA, which produces MYEYIKGIITHIYPSYLVIETNGIGYHVLMANPFRYTDYHNQEVQLYVYQNVSQDDINLFGFKTHEEKGLFLKLINVSGIGPKSALAILANENHRGLIQAIEQEDVKFLQKFPGVGKKTASQIVLDLKGKLSELSIDQFTGQLSEELSFEEDDGNLSLQEATEALIALGYSKRDVVRVKKSLEAMGQTTTDTYIREGLKLLMK; this is translated from the coding sequence GTGTACGAATACATAAAAGGAATCATTACGCACATTTATCCAAGTTATCTTGTAATCGAAACGAACGGAATCGGATATCACGTTTTAATGGCGAATCCTTTTCGGTATACCGATTATCATAATCAAGAAGTCCAACTGTATGTATACCAAAATGTCAGTCAAGATGATATCAATCTTTTCGGATTTAAAACGCACGAGGAGAAAGGTCTTTTCTTGAAGCTGATCAATGTTTCAGGAATCGGGCCGAAAAGTGCACTAGCTATCTTAGCTAATGAAAATCATAGAGGGCTTATTCAGGCAATCGAACAAGAAGATGTGAAATTCTTGCAGAAATTTCCAGGTGTTGGTAAGAAAACAGCTTCTCAGATCGTGCTGGACTTGAAAGGGAAGTTGTCTGAATTAAGTATTGATCAGTTTACTGGGCAACTTTCAGAGGAGTTGTCATTTGAAGAAGATGATGGGAACCTGTCTTTACAAGAAGCTACAGAAGCATTGATAGCTCTAGGGTATTCTAAGAGAGATGTCGTAAGAGTTAAAAAGTCTTTAGAAGCTATGGGACAAACGACTACAGATACCTATATCAGAGAAGGCTTGAAATTATTAATGAAATAA
- the msrB gene encoding peptide-methionine (R)-S-oxide reductase MsrB, producing the protein MAKQFSDEELKQRLTREQYEVTQNSATERAFTGEYDDFYEDGIFVDVVSGEPLFSSNDKYDAGCGWPSFSKPIQKRGVKELRDSTHGMERTEVRSSEADSHLGHVFTDGIPEQGGLRYCINSAAMKFIPKSKLKEEGYEEYLPEFNA; encoded by the coding sequence ATGGCAAAACAATTTTCAGATGAAGAATTAAAACAACGTTTAACTAGAGAACAATACGAGGTCACTCAAAACAGTGCAACTGAACGAGCGTTTACTGGTGAATACGATGATTTTTATGAAGATGGAATTTTTGTAGATGTTGTAAGTGGTGAACCGCTATTTTCTTCTAACGATAAATATGATGCTGGTTGTGGTTGGCCTTCTTTTTCAAAACCAATCCAAAAACGAGGCGTTAAAGAATTAAGAGATTCTACTCATGGCATGGAAAGAACAGAAGTTAGAAGTAGTGAAGCAGATTCTCACTTAGGACACGTATTTACAGACGGTATACCGGAACAAGGTGGTTTGCGTTACTGTATCAACTCTGCAGCGATGAAATTCATTCCTAAAAGTAAACTAAAAGAAGAAGGATACGAAGAGTATCTGCCTGAATTTAACGCATAA
- the mutL gene encoding DNA mismatch repair endonuclease MutL, which translates to MSQIKIMSSILANQIAAGEVIERPASVVKELVENSIDAKSTKIDIYVEEAGLKSIQVTDDGEGIQSDEVQKAFERHATSKLISNEDLFRIRTLGFRGEALPSIASVSMITIETSQQNLPGRRVVLKAGEIIENHPSSSRRGTMIKVEELFFNTPARLKYVKTLKTELAHISDTINRIALSHPEISFRLFSDQNQLLKTVGNGDARQAIAGVYGVDAAKKMQAIEASNFDFTVSGYVSLPELTRASKSYLTLVVNGRHIKNYALSQAIVDGYSSKLMVGRYPLALVNIEMDPLLLDVNVHPTKQQVRISSEKELIQLIKQAVGGLMQSQQRIPNALGNIHSSKKETSQNKIEQTTFNWQESADSKKPTECKQALFREPVKEVEDPFAEKNEPTAYSVEDQYGHESHQNIREDNHHDPKYTAVDPSTEESSLPEEKHVLESPLKTADRVLKEAKSVREFPHLEYVGQMHGTYLFAQNEDGLYIIDQHAAQERIKYEYYRKEIEKDGTVQQELLVPIVLEYPSNDAITIREHTDKLLKAGIELEDFGQNSFLIRRHPAWFKAGQEEAIVQEMIDFLLEKNDLSVAKFREATAIMMSCKRSIKANHYLNPNEARVLIQDLKETENPYNCPHGRPVLVQMTNNDMEKMFKRIQDPH; encoded by the coding sequence ATGTCCCAGATCAAAATCATGTCTTCTATTTTAGCCAACCAGATAGCAGCCGGTGAGGTCATTGAAAGACCGGCATCAGTTGTAAAGGAACTGGTGGAAAATTCAATTGATGCAAAAAGTACAAAAATCGATATCTACGTAGAAGAAGCTGGGCTTAAATCTATTCAAGTAACAGATGATGGAGAAGGCATCCAGTCAGATGAGGTTCAAAAAGCATTTGAACGTCATGCAACTAGTAAACTGATTTCAAATGAAGATCTTTTTCGTATTCGAACGCTTGGATTCAGAGGAGAAGCTTTACCCAGTATTGCTTCAGTCTCTATGATCACCATCGAGACTTCTCAGCAAAATCTCCCAGGTAGAAGAGTCGTGTTGAAAGCGGGAGAAATCATTGAGAATCACCCTTCTTCTTCTAGAAGAGGAACAATGATTAAAGTTGAAGAACTATTTTTCAATACACCTGCTCGACTCAAATACGTCAAAACACTTAAAACTGAACTGGCGCACATCAGTGATACGATCAACCGAATTGCGTTATCTCATCCTGAAATTAGTTTTAGATTGTTCAGTGACCAAAATCAGTTGCTGAAAACAGTAGGTAATGGAGATGCGAGACAAGCCATTGCTGGTGTATACGGTGTAGATGCTGCTAAAAAGATGCAAGCCATCGAAGCGTCAAACTTTGACTTCACTGTTTCAGGTTATGTTTCATTACCTGAACTGACCAGAGCAAGCAAATCATATTTGACACTTGTCGTCAATGGTAGACATATCAAGAACTATGCATTGTCCCAAGCAATCGTAGACGGATATTCTTCCAAATTAATGGTAGGCAGATATCCTTTAGCATTGGTCAATATAGAGATGGATCCATTATTGTTAGACGTCAATGTACATCCAACGAAACAACAAGTCAGGATCAGTAGTGAAAAAGAACTCATTCAACTGATCAAGCAGGCTGTTGGGGGACTGATGCAGTCTCAACAAAGGATACCCAATGCGCTAGGCAATATTCATTCCAGTAAAAAAGAAACTAGCCAGAATAAAATAGAACAGACGACGTTCAATTGGCAAGAAAGTGCGGACTCAAAAAAACCTACTGAATGCAAGCAGGCTCTTTTCAGAGAACCAGTCAAAGAAGTAGAAGACCCGTTTGCCGAAAAAAATGAACCGACTGCTTACTCAGTTGAAGATCAGTATGGACATGAAAGCCATCAGAATATTCGTGAAGATAATCATCATGATCCGAAGTACACAGCAGTAGATCCGTCTACAGAGGAGTCTTCGCTACCAGAAGAGAAGCATGTTCTTGAATCTCCACTTAAGACAGCAGACAGAGTGCTTAAAGAAGCAAAATCAGTGCGTGAATTTCCACATCTAGAATATGTTGGTCAAATGCATGGGACCTATTTGTTTGCTCAAAATGAAGATGGACTTTATATTATTGATCAGCATGCCGCTCAAGAAAGAATTAAATATGAATACTACAGAAAAGAGATCGAAAAAGATGGAACGGTTCAGCAAGAATTACTCGTTCCGATTGTACTGGAATATCCTTCAAATGATGCCATCACCATTCGAGAGCATACAGACAAACTGTTGAAAGCGGGGATTGAATTAGAAGACTTTGGTCAGAACAGTTTTCTGATTCGTCGTCATCCAGCATGGTTCAAAGCTGGACAAGAAGAAGCAATCGTACAGGAAATGATTGATTTTCTACTTGAGAAGAACGATTTATCTGTTGCTAAATTCAGAGAAGCTACGGCTATTATGATGAGTTGTAAACGATCAATTAAAGCGAATCATTATCTAAATCCTAACGAAGCAAGAGTTCTGATACAAGACTTGAAAGAAACAGAAAATCCTTACAACTGTCCTCATGGACGTCCGGTCCTGGTACAAATGACAAATAATGACATGGAAAAAATGTTTAAAAGAATTCAAGATCCGCATTAG